The genomic region GCTGCGGGCCTACGCGCTGTGCATCCTGGCAGGTATCTTCGCCGGCTACTGGCTCGGCCGGAAACGCTGGGTCGCTCGCGGCGGTTCGCCCGAGGTGCTGGGCGACATCATCATGTGGGCGGTTCCGTTCGGCCTGGTCGGCGCCCGCATCTACCACGTGCTGACCGACTGGAAGCGGTACTTCGGTGAGGGCGCCGACCCGGTCGACGCGCTGAAGATCTGGAACGGCGGGCTCGGCATCTGGGGCGCGATCGCGTTCGGCGCGCTCGGCGCGTGGCTGGCCTGCCGCCGGCACAAGGTTCCGTTCCTGGCGGTCGCCGACGCGATGGCGCCGGGCATCGCGCTGGCGCAGGTGCTCGGCCGGTTCGGCAACTACTGGAACCAGGAGCTGTACGGGCGGCCGACCGACCAGTGGTTCGGCCTGGAGATCGACCCCGCTCACCGGGTCGCCGGCTTCGAGCAGTTCGCCACCTTCCACCCGACGTTCCTGTACGAGATGCTCTGGAACCTCGGCGTGGTCGCGCTGGTCGTTCTCGCCGACCGCCGGTTCCGGCTCGGCCACGGCCGCGCCTTCGCCCTGTACGTCGCCGGCTACACCGCCGGCCGCGCCTGGATCGAGAACCTGCGCATCGACACCGCCGACGAGGTGCTCGGCCTGCGCCTCAACGTCTGGACGGCGCTGATCGTCTTCGCGGCCGCGGTCGTCTTCTTCGTACTCAGCGCGCGCACCCGCCCCGGCCGGGAAAACATCACCACCACCCCGGCCCCGTCGGACGACACCGACGACGCGGCGGCATCGACGGACGAGGCGGCCGCTTCGACGTCGGCGGGCGGTGCGAACGCTTCGACGTCGGCGGGCGGTGCGAACGCTTCGACGTCGGCGGGCGGTGGATCCGATTCGACCTCGGCGGGCGGTGCGAACGCTTCGACCTCGGCTGACGGTGCCAACGCTTCGACGTCGGCGGGCGGTGCAGCCGCCTCGACCTCAGCCGGCGGCGCAGTCGCCTCGGCCTCCGCCGAAGACGAGCCGGTCCGCGACCGGCCGTCGAGCGTGACGGCGGAGCAGCAGCCGTCCAGCTCCGACACCGCAGCGGCCGAGCCGTCCGCCCGCCCCGCCGAGATTCCCGCGGGCACCGCCGGCGCTCACCCCTCGACGGCCGAGGACCACGCCCCGGCCACCGAGTCCGCCACCGCGTCGCGCTCGGACACCGAGCCGACGCCCTCGGACAAGCCGAAGGCCGACGCCACCACCACCCCGCCCACCACCGGGACCCGTGACTGAAATCCCCACCCCCGACGACCGCACCCCACCGTCCGCCGCAGGCGAACCTGCCGCCGCAGGCGAACCGGCCGGCGCAACGGCAAGCCCGTCACCGGCCACGCAAGCCCCGCGTGGAACGTCCGGGCACGGGCCGGCGTCCGTCGGCGGCGGACCGGGTGAAGTTCGCGGGGTTTCGGCCGAGCACGCGGGGGATCACACGCACCGGGACGTGACCGGTGGGTGGTTGCGGCCGGCGGTGTTCGGGGCGATGGACGGGCTGGTGTCGAACTTCGCGCTGATCGCCGGCATGGACGGCGGGACCGAGTCCGGGTCGCGGTTCATCGTGCTGGCCGGGTTGGCGGGGCTGGCCGCGGGAGCGTTCTCGATGGCGGCGGGGGAGTACACCTCGGTCGCCTCCCAGCGCGAGCTCGCCCGGGCCGAGATCGAGGTCGAGCGGCGCGAGATCCAGCGGCACCCGACCGACGAGGAACGCGAGCTCGCCGACACCTACCGCGCCAAAGGCCTGGACCCAGATCTGGCCAGCCAGGTCGCCAAGCAGTTCCACGCCGACCCGGACCAGGCGCTCGAGGAGCATGTCCGCGAAGAGCTCGGCATCGACCCCAACGACCTGCCGTCGCCGGTGGTCGCCGCCGCGTCGTCGTTCGTCTGCTTCGGGGCCGGGGCGTTCATCCCCCTGCTCCCGTACCTGCTCGGCGCCTCGACGGTCCTGCCCGCTCTGGTCCTCTCGCTCACCGCGCTCTTCCTCTGCGGCGCCGTGGTCAGCCGAGTCACCACCCGCTCCTGGTGGTACTCCGGTCTGCGCCAGCTCCTGCTCGGCGGAGCCGCCGCCGCCCTCACGTACTTCGTCGGCACCCTCGTCGGCCCAGGCATCGGCTGACCCGGACGCCCACCACTCACCAACCGTCGCACCCGGCTCCCGGGCAGCCGTCGTACGCCTGCAGCCTGCCCCGAACGAGAGATTGCTGAGTGCTGCAGATCCGCCTCCCCACGCTAAAGGCGTCGCCGACCGATCAGCTGCGCGGTAGCGTCCGACGGATGTTTCCCGAGCAGATCGACCAGCAGCCGGCCGAGTACGTGCGAACGCTCGGGACTGTCTTCGCCCGCTTCGGAGCCGACACCCAGGACTCCGGCAACATCTCGTACGGCGTGGATGCGGCCGGCACGCGGTACTTCGTCAAGACAGCAGGTGATCCGCGGAACGCCGAGCCCTCCCTGGACTTCCCGGCCCGGGGAGAGCTGCTGCGGACCGCGGCCCGACTAGCCACGAGCGTGGAGCACCCGTTGCTGCCGACGTTCCACGGTCTGATCGAGTCACCGGGCGGCCCGCTGCTCGTCTACGCCTGGCGGGACGGCGAGCACCTCGGCACCAGCCGGGAGTCCCGGGACGACCCGACGACGGCGTACCAGCGCTTCCGCGCGTTGCCGGCCGAGGAGATCTCGGCGGCCCTCGACCAGCTTTTCGACCTGCACGCCGAGCTGACCGACGCCGGCTGGGTCGAAGGTGACTTCTACGACGGCGCGCTGCTGTACGACTTCGCCGAGCGGCAACTGACGGTCGTCGACCTCGACAGCTACGTGCACGGGCCGTACCGCAACACCATGGGCCGGATGTTCGGCGCCTCCCGCCTGATGGCCCCGGAGGAGTTCTCCCTCGGCGCCCCGATCGACGACCGCACCACCGCCTTCGTGCTGGCCCGGACCGCGCTGATCTTTCTCGCCGACGGCACCCTCGACCGCTCCACCTTCCGCAGCACCACCCCCCAGTACGCCGTACTCCAGGAAGCCACCACCACCCG from Kribbella flavida DSM 17836 harbors:
- a CDS encoding VIT1/CCC1 transporter family protein, whose protein sequence is MTGGWLRPAVFGAMDGLVSNFALIAGMDGGTESGSRFIVLAGLAGLAAGAFSMAAGEYTSVASQRELARAEIEVERREIQRHPTDEERELADTYRAKGLDPDLASQVAKQFHADPDQALEEHVREELGIDPNDLPSPVVAAASSFVCFGAGAFIPLLPYLLGASTVLPALVLSLTALFLCGAVVSRVTTRSWWYSGLRQLLLGGAAAALTYFVGTLVGPGIG
- the lgt gene encoding prolipoprotein diacylglyceryl transferase codes for the protein MSSLLPAVIVPAFIPSPSQGVWHVFGLPLRAYALCILAGIFAGYWLGRKRWVARGGSPEVLGDIIMWAVPFGLVGARIYHVLTDWKRYFGEGADPVDALKIWNGGLGIWGAIAFGALGAWLACRRHKVPFLAVADAMAPGIALAQVLGRFGNYWNQELYGRPTDQWFGLEIDPAHRVAGFEQFATFHPTFLYEMLWNLGVVALVVLADRRFRLGHGRAFALYVAGYTAGRAWIENLRIDTADEVLGLRLNVWTALIVFAAAVVFFVLSARTRPGRENITTTPAPSDDTDDAAASTDEAAASTSAGGANASTSAGGANASTSAGGGSDSTSAGGANASTSADGANASTSAGGAAASTSAGGAVASASAEDEPVRDRPSSVTAEQQPSSSDTAAAEPSARPAEIPAGTAGAHPSTAEDHAPATESATASRSDTEPTPSDKPKADATTTPPTTGTRD